The following proteins are co-located in the Triticum aestivum cultivar Chinese Spring chromosome 1A, IWGSC CS RefSeq v2.1, whole genome shotgun sequence genome:
- the LOC123049324 gene encoding C-terminal binding protein AN, with the protein MLRGPAHPVPATAATAAGSGQPLVVTLNCLEDPSVERDALAGAAAVEHAPLSALASGHVEAAAAVLLTSLAFLPRAAQRRLRPWQLLLCLGSPDRAADAAAAAELGLRLVHVDANRAEEIADTVMALFLGLLRRTHLLSGHASSSTPSAGWLGSVQPLCRGMRRCRGLVLGIVGVNAAARCLATRSLAFRMSVLYFDPLYEGVGKTKRPSIVFPSSARRMDTLNDLLAASDLVSLHCALTNDTTNIISAERLQHIKPGAFIVNTSSCQLIDDCALKQLLLDGTIAGCALDGAEGPQWMEAWVHEMPNVLILPRSADYSEEVWMEIREKAITILQSFFFDGIVPNNAISDEDEAISDVGCEDDQLYKQANEHSLRVCDGEQQTDESQLTLECDKRRAISKPEVPEASGQSQSIGLRSEGRRSRSGKKGKKRPARRRSQQKMDELSTVESGSNYSSRRDDDTVMSGRDQVLSSSSRFASPEESKNKLRSSAESPMEIISEHKLPAGLGRKPPERLKDGFVVALRTRDNSGFHVSRERVAGGGWYLDVVSNATKRDPAAQFLITFKNKDTMGLRSFVAGGKLLQVNKKAELVFASHAFDVWESWTLEGSLLECCKLVNHRNPLAALEVYIEILAAVSEEDGVTRWLD; encoded by the exons ATGTTGCGCGGCCCGGCCCATCCCGTGCCGgcgaccgccgccaccgccgccggcagcGGGCAGCCGCTGGTGGTGACGCTGAACTGCCTCGAGGACCCGTCGGTGGAGCGGGACGCGCTGGCCGGCGCGGCGGCCGTGGAGCACGCGCCGCTCTCCGCGCTCGCCTCTGGCCACGTCGAGGCCGCCGCGGCCGTGCTCCTCacctcgctcgccttcctcccgcgcGCCGCGCAGCGCCGGCTCCGGCCGTGGCAGCTGCTGCTCTGCTTGGGATCCCCCGACCGCGCCGCGGACGCCGCAGCGGCCGCGGAGCTCGGCCTCCGCCTCGTCCACGTCGACGCCAACCGCGCCGAGGAGATCGCGGACACCGTCATGGCGCTCTTCCTCGGCCTCCTCCGCCGCACCCACCTGCTGTCCGGGCACGCGTCCTCCTCCACGCCGTCCGCCGGGTGGCTCGGCTCCGTCCAGCCGCTGTGCCGCGGCATGCGGCGCTGCCGTGGGCTCGTGCTAGGCATCGTCGGCGTCAACGCCGCCGCGCGATGCCTCGCCACCCGCAGCCTCGCCTTCCGCATGAGCGTGCTCTACTTCGATCCGCTCTACGAG GGTGTGGGCAAAACAAAGCGGCCTTCCATTGTATTTCCTTCTTCCGCCAGAAGAATGGATACTCTCAATGATTTATTGGCAGCAAGTGACCTTGTTTCACTTCACTGTGCGTTAACAAATGATACAACAAACATAATTAGTGCCGAGCGTCTGCAGCACATAAAACCTG GAGCTTTCATAGTCAATACCAGTAGCTGCCAGCTGATAGATGACTGTGCACTGAAACAACTCTTGCTCGATGGGACTATTGCTGGATGTGCATTGGATGGCGCTGAAGGTCCACAATGGATGGAAGCATGG GTACATGAGATGCCGAACGTGTTAATTCTTCCTCGAAGTGCAGACTATAGTGAAGAAGTGTGGATGGAAATCAGAGAGAAAGCAATCACAATATTACAATCCTTTTTCTTTGATGGCATTGTTCCAAACAATGCTATTTCCGATGAAGATGAAGCAATAAGTGATGTTGGATGTGAAGATGATCAGCTATATAAACAGGCAAATGAACACTCTTTGCGGGTCTGCGATGGTGAACAGCAGACAGATGAAAGCCAACTAACTCTAGAGTGTGACAAGAGAAGAGCCATCTCCAAGCCTGAAGTGCCTGAAGCTTCAGGGCAGTCCCAAAGTATTGGTTTGAGATCAGAAGGAAGACGTAGCAGATCTggaaagaaagggaaaaagagaccTGCGCGCCGCAGATCACAACAGAAAATGGATGAATTGTCAACTGTGGAGAGCGGAAGTAATTATTCTTCACGAAGAGATGATGATACTGTGATGAGTGGCCGGGACCAAGTCTTAAGTTCCAGTTCACGATTTGCTTCCCCCGAGGAATCCAAAAATAAGCTCAGGTCTTCTGCTGAATCTCCAATGGAAATAATTTCTGAACATAAGTTGCCTGCAGGGCTTGGTAGAAAGCCTCCTGAGAGGCTTAAAGATGGCTTTGTCGTTGCCCTAAGGACAAGAGATAATTCGGGTTTTCATGTTTCAAGAGAAAGAGTTGCTGGTGGTGGCTGGTATCTTGATGTTGTGTCAAATGCTACAAAGAGGGATCCTGCTGCTCAATTCCTAATCACATTTAAAAACAAG GATACGATGGGATTGCGATCTTTTGTTGCTGGGGGCAAACTATTGCAG GTTAATAAGAAGGCGGAGCTCGTATTTGCCAGTCATGCTTTTGATGTTTGGGAGAGCTGGACGCTGGAAGGGTCTTTACTGGAGTGCTGCAAACTGGTCAACCACAGAAATCCTTTG GCTGCATTGGAGGTCTATATCGAGATCCTCGCAGCGGTGAGCGAAGAAGATGGCGTCACCAGGTGGCTCGATTGA